The proteins below are encoded in one region of Equus przewalskii isolate Varuska chromosome 1, EquPr2, whole genome shotgun sequence:
- the PRAP1 gene encoding proline-rich acidic protein 1 isoform X1 produces the protein MSRLLLVTILVAVLLQEAGTASVSQVLFKTKGRGRALEQHTEVVWGARAVEPPEEDDQLTRLLLSLTLSPIQEKQQGTKGRAGTKDILGGLRSPRRGPEPDYDSLYHPPPEEAQEEAGPRSQVLLSRQVLRGPEEDRDHIYHTSGDS, from the exons ATGAGCAG gctcCTCCTGGTCACCATCCTGGTGGCTGTGCTGCTGCAGGAGGCAGGCACGGCCTCAGTATCCCAG GTCCTCTTCAAGACcaaaggcagaggcagggcccTGGAGCAGCACACAGAGGT GGTCTGGGGCGCCCGAGCCGTGGAGCCTCCGGAGGAAGATGACCAGCTCACGCGACTGCTCCTCTCACTGACACTGTCCCCCATCCAGGAAAAGCAGCAAG GCACCAAGGGCCGGGCAGGAACGAAGGATATCCTGGGTGGCCTCCGGAGCCCCAGGAGGGGCCCTGAGCCCGACTATGACAGCTTGTACCATCCCCCACCtgaggaggcccaggaggaggcagggccccgGTCTCAGGTGCTGCTGTCGCGCCAGGTGCTTCGGGGGCCAGAGGAGGATCGAGACCACATCTACCACACTAGCGGGGACTCCTGA
- the PRAP1 gene encoding proline-rich acidic protein 1 isoform X2: MSRLLLVTILVAVLLQEAGTASVSQITGVRGQDCAWSCVLPQPWDKATQPCTPGSDQGNREARPFLARGTGGQAQLPHSCQALMLHCGHWSSSRPKAEAGPWSSTQRWSGAPEPWSLRRKMTSSRDCSSH; the protein is encoded by the exons ATGAGCAG gctcCTCCTGGTCACCATCCTGGTGGCTGTGCTGCTGCAGGAGGCAGGCACGGCCTCAGTATCCCAG ATTACTGGTGTCCGGGGCCAGGACTGTGCGTGGAGCTGTGTCCTCCCCCAACCCTGGGACAAGGCCACTCAGCCCTGCACACCTGGGAGTGACCAGGGGAACAGGGAGGCCCGCCCTTTCCTGGCCAGAGGCACAGgaggacaggcacagctgccccACAGCTGCCAGGCGCTGATGCTCCACTGCGGTCACTG GTCCTCTTCAAGACcaaaggcagaggcagggcccTGGAGCAGCACACAGAGGT GGTCTGGGGCGCCCGAGCCGTGGAGCCTCCGGAGGAAGATGACCAGCTCACGCGACTGCTCCTCTCACTGA